In one window of Leptospira sp. GIMC2001 DNA:
- the chrA gene encoding chromate efflux transporter: MKHIEVFLTALRLGLTSFGGPIAHLSYFHDEYVVKKKWISEQAYADLVALCQFLPGPASSQVGMAIGLSRSGILGAILAWIGFTLPSAIILVLFGLGMSFINAGEHEHWLHGLKVVAVSVVAQAVLGMGKKLCPDKERITIALLSAVLVLFINSSLIQVLILILAGIFGIFFLRTTPELPHDRIHTGSRKVAAGFLILFILLLVALPIARVIYPIQSIKLFDSFYRAGALVFGGGHVVLPLLQAEVVQAGWVTNDLFMAGYGMANAIPGPLFAFSAYLGTVSSSSPNEWTGAIICLVAAFLPSFLLVVGAVPFWEKLRTIPKIRQSMLGVNAAVVGILLAALYNPVWTSAIFSSKDFALASIGFVLLEYWNIPSWAVVILTVIASFLIY; this comes from the coding sequence GTGAAACATATCGAAGTATTCTTAACGGCTCTTAGGCTCGGTTTAACTTCATTTGGAGGACCCATTGCTCATCTAAGCTATTTTCATGACGAATACGTAGTCAAGAAAAAGTGGATCAGTGAACAAGCATATGCAGATCTGGTCGCTCTATGTCAATTTCTTCCAGGTCCTGCAAGTAGCCAAGTCGGCATGGCTATCGGTCTTTCAAGATCTGGAATTTTGGGAGCGATTCTTGCTTGGATTGGATTTACTTTGCCCTCCGCAATAATCCTTGTATTATTTGGACTGGGGATGTCCTTCATAAATGCTGGCGAGCATGAACATTGGCTTCATGGTTTGAAGGTTGTTGCTGTATCAGTAGTAGCCCAAGCAGTTCTCGGAATGGGTAAGAAACTCTGTCCTGACAAAGAAAGAATTACTATTGCGTTATTGTCAGCTGTTCTGGTTTTATTTATAAACTCTTCCCTAATTCAGGTTTTAATTCTTATTCTAGCTGGCATTTTTGGAATTTTCTTTCTCAGAACTACACCCGAACTTCCCCATGATCGAATTCATACGGGAAGTCGCAAAGTCGCTGCTGGTTTTCTGATTCTTTTTATATTACTATTAGTTGCACTGCCTATAGCAAGAGTGATCTATCCAATCCAATCAATCAAACTATTTGATAGTTTCTATCGGGCAGGTGCGCTCGTCTTTGGTGGCGGACATGTTGTTCTTCCTTTGCTTCAAGCAGAAGTTGTGCAGGCAGGTTGGGTTACTAACGATTTATTTATGGCAGGATACGGAATGGCAAATGCGATTCCAGGTCCACTGTTTGCATTTAGTGCTTATTTGGGGACGGTCTCTTCCTCATCACCTAATGAGTGGACAGGTGCTATTATCTGTTTGGTTGCAGCATTTTTGCCTTCGTTTCTATTAGTCGTTGGTGCAGTTCCTTTCTGGGAGAAGCTAAGAACTATTCCAAAAATTCGCCAGTCTATGCTCGGAGTTAATGCAGCAGTTGTTGGAATACTTTTGGCTGCTCTCTACAATCCAGTTTGGACGAGTGCGATATTTTCATCTAAAGATTTTGCATTAGCTTCAATTGGGTTTGTTCTATTAGAGTATTGGAATATACCATCATGGGCAGTCGTAATTTTGACTGTAATTGCAAGCTTTCTTATATACTAA
- a CDS encoding outer membrane beta-barrel protein, which yields MKKFLSRLAILSLILSASSVFAQATPAEPAEKPWYEKVEFSGFVDVYFMYNGNNKEGRNPDTTGGLNTYNKQFQVAAVELDIEKVADKESPWGFRIDFQNGTNNPYQENPYTAVGGTYNMNLLQQAYVSFYFDVLGGLTVDMGKMATHIGYEVIESMDNLNYNVGYIFFNTVPFINTGARANLALNDNWSLGLFLYNSAGGTGADAALYANGKNGYGDGNTRRKAVGTQLSGTIIEGKLDVTWNTLYGIDGQTGRQNNADVWVSESTGVPLLPKEAGRNDYWSVNNVIIEITPTDKFYLALDYTQGEKGGAAGNAYDGNQFTTPVGDLSLARSDAKARYTYRTYGIWAKYDFTDTFALALRYEKIDDSRNGGALGVGGRIGANERYDLQYNNTLGYRNFYLGSAQTFTVTPTYKWGENVIVKLDLRRDQAQGSQFVNEKGQPTSHQNGATLGVVAKF from the coding sequence ATGAAAAAGTTTTTATCAAGACTTGCCATTTTAAGTCTCATCCTAAGTGCTTCCTCTGTATTCGCTCAAGCAACTCCTGCTGAGCCAGCAGAAAAGCCATGGTATGAGAAAGTGGAGTTTTCCGGTTTTGTTGATGTATATTTTATGTACAACGGTAACAATAAGGAAGGCAGAAACCCAGATACGACTGGTGGACTGAACACATACAATAAACAATTTCAAGTTGCGGCTGTGGAGTTGGATATTGAGAAAGTTGCGGATAAAGAATCTCCTTGGGGTTTCCGAATCGATTTCCAAAATGGAACTAACAACCCTTACCAAGAGAATCCATATACTGCAGTAGGTGGAACTTACAACATGAACTTGCTACAACAAGCTTATGTTTCTTTCTACTTTGACGTTCTTGGTGGATTGACAGTGGATATGGGTAAGATGGCAACTCACATTGGTTATGAGGTAATTGAGTCTATGGACAACCTCAACTACAATGTTGGTTATATCTTCTTCAACACTGTTCCATTTATCAACACTGGAGCTAGAGCGAATTTGGCACTCAATGACAATTGGTCATTAGGTCTTTTCCTTTACAATAGTGCTGGTGGAACAGGAGCTGATGCAGCTTTGTATGCAAACGGTAAGAACGGTTACGGCGATGGTAACACAAGAAGAAAGGCAGTTGGAACACAACTATCTGGAACAATCATCGAAGGTAAATTGGATGTAACTTGGAATACATTGTATGGTATTGACGGACAGACTGGTCGCCAAAACAACGCTGATGTATGGGTTTCCGAGTCTACAGGCGTTCCTCTATTGCCAAAAGAAGCTGGAAGAAATGACTATTGGAGTGTTAACAACGTAATCATTGAAATAACACCAACTGACAAATTCTATCTTGCACTTGACTATACTCAAGGTGAGAAAGGTGGAGCAGCTGGTAATGCTTATGATGGTAACCAATTCACAACTCCCGTTGGTGACCTATCTCTAGCGAGAAGTGATGCAAAAGCTAGATACACATACCGAACCTACGGAATCTGGGCAAAATATGACTTCACAGACACTTTTGCTCTTGCTCTTCGATATGAGAAGATCGATGATTCTAGAAACGGCGGTGCACTTGGTGTTGGTGGAAGAATTGGAGCGAACGAAAGATATGACCTTCAATACAACAATACTCTAGGTTATAGAAATTTTTACCTAGGAAGCGCACAAACTTTTACTGTTACACCTACTTACAAATGGGGTGAAAACGTAATCGTAAAATTGGACTTGAGAAGAGACCAAGCTCAAGGTTCGCAATTTGTTAACGAAAAAGGACAACCTACTAGCCACCAAAATGGAGCTACTTTAGGTGTCGTGGCCAAATTCTAA
- a CDS encoding Fur family transcriptional regulator, with amino-acid sequence MSSIQAPVEILKGVGLKITKNREQVISILQDSDRPLNHQEIMEKLPKGQSWDRVTIYRALADLEEKKILNTMLSGDRVTYFELKEKLSLHNHHGHIICDNCGLIECVDDLDNHIPKTLNGFKIQTMEVTFHGQCKSCQ; translated from the coding sequence ATGTCTAGTATTCAAGCTCCGGTCGAAATCCTAAAAGGTGTCGGGTTAAAAATTACCAAGAACCGCGAGCAAGTTATTTCCATTCTCCAGGATTCAGATCGTCCACTCAACCACCAAGAAATCATGGAAAAGTTACCCAAAGGGCAATCTTGGGATCGTGTAACGATCTATCGTGCCCTAGCCGACTTAGAAGAAAAGAAAATTCTAAATACTATGCTATCTGGAGACAGAGTTACATATTTTGAACTCAAAGAAAAGCTATCTCTCCACAACCACCACGGTCATATAATCTGCGATAACTGCGGTTTGATTGAGTGCGTTGATGACCTAGACAATCATATTCCGAAAACTCTCAATGGATTCAAGATCCAAACCATGGAAGTCACTTTTCATGGACAATGCAAAAGCTGCCAATAA
- a CDS encoding ribonuclease HI family protein: MVKIYCDGASKGNPGPASIGVWATDESGDGLGGEKIFELSETFGKTTNNQAEWQALVRSLEEANRLGIQAIQVHMDSELVVRQVTRIYKVKKPELKPYFDQATKLIANFKSFSIKHIPRELNKKADALANLALS; the protein is encoded by the coding sequence ATGGTAAAAATCTATTGCGACGGCGCATCCAAAGGCAATCCGGGACCTGCGTCCATTGGTGTCTGGGCAACAGACGAATCTGGAGATGGTCTGGGTGGAGAAAAGATTTTTGAGCTATCGGAAACTTTTGGCAAGACCACCAACAATCAAGCTGAATGGCAGGCACTGGTTCGATCTCTGGAAGAAGCGAATCGACTGGGAATCCAAGCGATCCAAGTTCATATGGACTCCGAACTAGTTGTCCGCCAAGTTACAAGAATTTACAAAGTCAAAAAACCTGAATTGAAACCATACTTTGATCAAGCTACAAAATTGATTGCGAATTTTAAAAGTTTTTCCATCAAACATATTCCACGAGAGCTCAATAAAAAAGCAGATGCTCTTGCAAATCTTGCCCTGAGCTAA
- a CDS encoding transmembrane 220 family protein, producing the protein MKLYSLMVILVFSVFAYLQLNDRDALLWFSLYGFIVLLATIGYFRRPPLLLILLSAGFYFGMSFAWALHVRKWTLMLQEVNETFGLLIAGLVILSYWLLDRKFREHR; encoded by the coding sequence ATGAAACTTTATTCCTTAATGGTTATACTTGTTTTCTCAGTTTTCGCATATCTTCAATTAAACGATCGGGATGCATTACTATGGTTTTCTCTTTACGGATTTATTGTTCTACTCGCGACAATCGGATATTTCCGAAGGCCACCATTATTACTTATTCTTTTATCTGCGGGATTTTATTTTGGAATGTCTTTTGCTTGGGCACTCCATGTTCGTAAGTGGACATTGATGTTGCAAGAAGTGAATGAAACTTTTGGTCTATTGATCGCTGGTTTAGTCATTCTTAGCTATTGGTTACTTGATCGAAAATTTCGTGAACATAGATAG
- a CDS encoding class I SAM-dependent methyltransferase codes for MNIDSRPQSIGEGGLEMFRNRLTKNKKEISKWAIRNGIDCFRIYDKDVPQVPVAIDSYSGHIVLHYFRGPYDETDEIMDERIGRILTIIKEVLNLSNNVYVKLREKKKGKSQYEKLSQDHIDIIAKEDKAKFKINLSDYLDVGLFLDHRPLRMRVAEESKNLDVLNLFCYTGSFSVHSALNGSSSTTSIDLSNVYINWAEDNLRLNGLNLRDNVLIADDVLSWIRRESLNQHRKQYDLIVLDPPTFSNSKRTDEIFDLQKDHTELIKVLVQKFLTKSGILYFSTNFRKFKMDESILNQFEVLDISASTIPRDFRDQKIHYTWRISKKI; via the coding sequence GTGAACATAGATAGCAGGCCACAATCTATCGGCGAGGGCGGTCTGGAAATGTTTCGAAACCGTCTCACCAAGAATAAAAAAGAAATATCGAAATGGGCAATTCGTAACGGAATAGATTGCTTTAGAATTTACGATAAAGATGTGCCTCAAGTGCCTGTTGCAATTGATTCCTATTCAGGACATATTGTACTGCATTATTTTCGAGGGCCTTATGACGAAACAGACGAGATCATGGATGAGAGGATTGGAAGAATTCTCACGATCATAAAGGAAGTTCTGAATCTTTCAAACAACGTTTATGTTAAGTTGAGAGAGAAGAAAAAAGGCAAATCACAATACGAAAAATTATCCCAAGATCATATTGATATCATTGCCAAGGAAGACAAAGCCAAATTCAAAATCAATCTCAGTGATTATCTGGATGTGGGTTTATTCCTAGATCATCGTCCACTGCGCATGAGAGTCGCTGAGGAATCTAAGAATTTGGATGTTTTGAATCTATTCTGCTATACTGGTTCATTTTCCGTTCATTCTGCACTCAACGGAAGTAGTTCGACGACTAGCATTGATCTATCCAATGTATATATCAATTGGGCTGAAGACAATCTAAGACTGAATGGATTGAATCTTAGAGACAATGTTTTGATTGCTGATGATGTACTTTCTTGGATTAGAAGGGAATCTCTCAATCAGCATCGTAAGCAGTATGATCTCATTGTTTTAGATCCTCCAACATTTTCCAATAGCAAGCGAACTGATGAAATTTTTGATCTGCAAAAAGATCATACAGAATTGATAAAAGTTTTGGTTCAGAAGTTCCTTACTAAGTCAGGAATTTTGTATTTCTCTACAAATTTTCGTAAATTCAAAATGGATGAATCGATTTTGAATCAGTTTGAAGTCTTGGATATATCCGCTTCTACGATTCCCAGAGATTTCCGTGATCAGAAGATCCACTATACTTGGAGAATATCAAAGAAAATATAG
- a CDS encoding type II toxin-antitoxin system death-on-curing family toxin, with product MKNEPKWLNSKIADAIHIDQIKQHGGSMGIRDKGLLESAMDRPKNKWNYDPSSSIFELAASLGVGIAKNHPFMDGNKRTSFLLMYIFLALNGFKIETSEENVVQVMLSVADGTTKEKELAKWLEEYSV from the coding sequence ATGAAAAACGAGCCAAAATGGCTGAATAGCAAAATCGCCGACGCAATACATATCGATCAGATCAAACAGCATGGCGGCTCAATGGGAATCCGAGATAAAGGTTTACTTGAATCAGCCATGGATAGACCTAAGAACAAATGGAATTATGATCCTAGCTCGAGTATATTTGAACTCGCTGCGTCTTTAGGAGTTGGCATCGCAAAGAATCACCCTTTTATGGATGGAAATAAAAGGACATCATTTCTATTGATGTATATTTTTTTAGCTTTGAATGGTTTTAAAATCGAAACATCCGAGGAAAATGTCGTTCAGGTAATGCTTTCCGTTGCTGATGGAACGACTAAAGAAAAAGAATTGGCTAAATGGCTCGAAGAATACTCAGTATAA
- a CDS encoding AbrB/MazE/SpoVT family DNA-binding domain-containing protein, which translates to MKTSSVQKTTIRAIGNSAGATIPKLLLDKYNFHEGDTIFLIETENGILLSPFDPDFEVSLGLYQEASKKYRNALKELAK; encoded by the coding sequence ATGAAAACTTCATCTGTGCAAAAGACAACAATTCGGGCTATCGGAAATTCTGCAGGAGCTACAATTCCAAAACTACTTTTAGATAAATATAATTTTCACGAAGGAGATACCATATTTCTCATTGAAACCGAAAATGGTATTTTATTATCTCCTTTTGATCCAGACTTTGAAGTCTCTCTGGGATTATATCAAGAAGCATCGAAAAAATATAGAAACGCTCTAAAAGAACTTGCGAAATGA
- a CDS encoding cation:proton antiporter — MPSFFFPPTAVNFSLPLEDPIMIFFVVLSVILFAPILFKAIRIPGVIGLILSGVAIGPKGLNLLQRDNSIVLFGTVGLLYIMFTAGLEIDLTDFKKNRNKSMIFGFLTFIIPMAMGIPAVYYLLDFSLLSSILLASLLASHTLLAYPIVSKLGVSKTDPVNITVGGTLITDTASLLVLAFITGSSKGDINTEFWLTLAGSTLLFGITVIFGFPFIGRWFFRSVQDSVSQYIFVIAMVFFGGFLAELAGLEPIIGAFLSGLALNRLIPHTSPLMNRIDFVGSAIFIPFFLISVGMLVDLKVLFLGTESIYTAIIMITVGLASKWIAAFIAQKLFNYNSVERGLIFGLSSARVAATLAAALVGYKLGFLNENVLNGSILMILVSCLVSSFVAEKNAKLLAMQEENKEPDLAEISERILVPISNPKTIEQLINLAVIIRNQALKQPIYALSVVRDNDEVAEKVLLANKMLEKVIKHASATETEAQVITRVDLNIANGILRASKDLVASDILIGWNAKITAKDKIFGSVLDIVLRKSPQMIWVCKWEDPINVIKNIVVVVPKNSEYESGFAGWISRLKKISKELGSKLIFYCDPKINSRIERELKKSKSSIDATFEEFSNLSNIKSLQSKIGKDDLLVAIQSRRGSVSFNLAMEDTPRLIAKYFSHANFIFLYPDSKGLNDNDIHVDEYEGFIGPIQENVERIRKFADFFRNIFKKEN, encoded by the coding sequence ATGCCATCATTTTTCTTTCCACCAACTGCCGTAAATTTCAGCTTACCTCTCGAAGATCCAATCATGATCTTTTTTGTTGTTTTATCCGTAATTCTTTTTGCTCCCATTTTATTTAAAGCAATAAGAATTCCAGGTGTGATAGGATTGATCCTTTCAGGTGTTGCGATCGGACCCAAAGGTCTGAATCTACTGCAGAGAGACAACAGCATTGTACTTTTCGGAACTGTAGGATTGCTGTACATAATGTTCACAGCTGGTTTGGAAATTGATCTAACCGACTTCAAAAAAAATCGCAACAAAAGCATGATATTTGGTTTCTTAACATTTATCATTCCAATGGCGATGGGAATTCCGGCTGTTTATTATCTTCTAGATTTTAGTTTGCTCTCATCAATTCTTTTGGCATCGCTTCTTGCCTCTCATACATTACTTGCTTATCCCATAGTGAGTAAGTTAGGTGTTTCAAAAACAGATCCCGTTAATATTACAGTCGGTGGGACTTTGATAACCGATACGGCATCTCTCTTGGTTCTAGCTTTTATAACCGGAAGTTCGAAAGGAGATATCAATACTGAATTCTGGCTTACACTTGCAGGTTCCACTCTATTGTTTGGAATCACTGTGATTTTTGGGTTTCCATTCATTGGTCGATGGTTCTTTCGATCTGTACAAGACTCTGTATCTCAATATATTTTTGTTATTGCTATGGTATTTTTTGGAGGCTTTCTTGCTGAACTTGCAGGACTCGAACCAATAATTGGTGCCTTCTTATCAGGACTCGCTCTCAATCGTCTGATTCCGCATACATCTCCACTTATGAATCGTATAGATTTCGTAGGATCCGCAATTTTTATACCTTTCTTTTTGATCTCTGTCGGTATGTTAGTCGATCTCAAAGTATTGTTTCTTGGCACGGAGTCAATTTATACAGCGATAATTATGATTACCGTTGGACTCGCATCCAAGTGGATCGCAGCTTTTATAGCTCAAAAACTTTTTAATTACAACTCTGTTGAGAGAGGATTGATCTTCGGCTTATCAAGCGCTAGAGTCGCTGCAACCCTCGCGGCAGCACTGGTTGGATACAAATTGGGATTTCTCAATGAGAATGTTTTGAATGGATCCATTCTCATGATTTTGGTATCTTGCTTAGTCAGTTCTTTTGTAGCTGAGAAAAATGCAAAACTATTGGCAATGCAAGAGGAAAATAAAGAACCTGATTTAGCAGAAATTTCTGAGAGAATTCTTGTTCCCATATCCAATCCCAAAACAATCGAACAATTAATCAATCTAGCAGTAATTATACGAAATCAAGCATTGAAGCAACCAATTTATGCCTTATCTGTTGTTCGTGACAATGATGAAGTTGCTGAGAAAGTTCTTCTTGCAAATAAAATGTTAGAAAAAGTAATCAAGCATGCTTCTGCAACAGAAACCGAAGCTCAAGTAATCACAAGAGTTGATTTGAATATAGCCAATGGAATATTACGTGCATCCAAAGATCTCGTTGCAAGTGATATCCTAATTGGTTGGAATGCAAAGATCACAGCCAAAGATAAAATTTTTGGATCGGTTCTTGATATCGTTCTACGGAAATCTCCGCAGATGATATGGGTCTGTAAATGGGAAGATCCTATCAACGTAATCAAGAATATTGTGGTTGTGGTTCCGAAAAACTCAGAGTATGAATCAGGTTTTGCTGGATGGATATCGAGACTCAAAAAAATATCCAAGGAACTCGGTAGTAAATTAATATTTTACTGTGATCCAAAAATCAATTCGAGAATTGAACGAGAACTGAAAAAATCTAAATCTTCTATTGATGCAACATTTGAAGAATTCTCTAATCTTAGTAATATAAAAAGCCTCCAATCTAAAATCGGCAAAGATGATCTATTGGTTGCCATACAATCAAGAAGAGGTTCCGTATCATTCAATCTTGCAATGGAGGATACTCCTCGACTGATTGCAAAATATTTCTCTCATGCCAATTTTATTTTTCTATATCCAGACTCAAAAGGCTTAAACGATAACGACATTCATGTGGATGAATACGAAGGATTCATTGGGCCGATTCAAGAGAACGTGGAACGTATTCGCAAGTTTGCTGATTTTTTCAGAAATATTTTCAAAAAAGAAAACTAG
- a CDS encoding EVE domain-containing protein produces the protein MNYWLFKTEPNVFSIEDLKNSPNKTCFWEGVRNYQARNLLRDDIKKGDSVLFYHSRVEPIGIVGLAVVTKAGYPDKFAFEPSHKYFDPKSKPENPTWYGVDVKYVRHFPRVLTLTELKANKELSKMVLTQKGSRLSIQPVTESEYNTILDLSK, from the coding sequence ATGAATTATTGGTTATTTAAGACCGAACCGAATGTATTTTCGATTGAGGACTTAAAGAACTCTCCCAACAAAACTTGTTTCTGGGAAGGTGTCCGAAATTACCAAGCCAGAAATCTCCTTCGCGATGATATCAAAAAAGGAGATTCGGTTTTATTCTATCATAGTCGAGTAGAACCAATTGGTATTGTTGGACTTGCCGTTGTTACAAAGGCTGGCTATCCCGATAAATTTGCATTTGAACCAAGCCATAAATACTTCGATCCCAAAAGCAAGCCAGAGAATCCGACATGGTATGGAGTGGATGTCAAATATGTTCGACATTTTCCTAGAGTTCTTACCTTGACAGAGCTCAAAGCCAATAAAGAATTAAGTAAAATGGTTCTAACTCAAAAAGGTTCCAGGCTATCAATTCAGCCAGTCACAGAATCGGAATACAACACTATTCTTGATCTCTCGAAATAA
- the ftsH gene encoding ATP-dependent zinc metalloprotease FtsH translates to MNKNLKNVVLALSLLFLGLFVFMNKENANDKVEKISYSEFLNMLEPIDGKKPIGKIVSDGKDKKQLTIGKETIEGFFIAEDSKDQKPVKFKTNIAPIEDDLVQKLRKGRIPFEAEVIEENRFLNMLTAIIPWILILGIIWFVMMRQLQATGNKAFTFGKSRAKLNVDTKIKVTFDDVAGCDEAKVELHEIIEFLKDPKKFQAIGARIPTGVLLVGPPGTGKTLLARAVAGEAGVPFFSISGSDFVEMFVGVGASRVRDLFDQGKKNSPCIIFIDEIDAVGRLRGAGLGGGHDEREQTLNQMLVEMDGFEKNEGVIVMAATNRADVLDPALLRPGRFDRQVTVGLPDVKGREEILTVHAKKVPMTPDISLNQIARGTPGFTGADLANLINEGALLAARRNKKRVTQSELEEARDKVLMGPERRSFFISETEKEVIAYHEAGHAILASLLPYTEPVHKVTIIPRGGALGLTQSLPAEEKHIHSKLYWLDQIVVAMGGFIAEEFKYGTTSTGSSNDIQYATKIARKMVCEWGMNDKLGTINYSGNHDSVFVGRDYGGNANKDHSEEFSGMIDQEVKKIVQTNLDKGRDMIRKNAKKLEGVAKLLLANETIDHEELMSIVHPAGSAEAKKKASTKSNGKLPAKGKAGDLGTNPALST, encoded by the coding sequence AGCTCACAATAGGTAAAGAGACTATTGAAGGGTTCTTTATAGCAGAAGACAGCAAAGACCAAAAGCCCGTAAAATTCAAAACAAATATTGCACCCATCGAAGATGATCTCGTGCAAAAGCTAAGAAAAGGTAGAATACCTTTTGAAGCAGAAGTAATAGAAGAAAATAGATTTTTAAATATGCTAACAGCCATTATCCCTTGGATTCTTATTCTAGGAATTATCTGGTTCGTTATGATGCGACAACTCCAGGCAACTGGCAACAAGGCATTTACTTTTGGTAAATCACGAGCCAAGCTCAATGTTGACACCAAGATAAAAGTTACTTTCGACGATGTTGCAGGTTGTGATGAAGCAAAAGTTGAACTCCACGAAATTATAGAATTTCTAAAAGATCCAAAAAAATTCCAAGCAATTGGCGCGAGAATTCCAACTGGAGTTTTGCTCGTAGGTCCTCCAGGAACTGGTAAGACCTTACTTGCACGAGCAGTTGCAGGAGAAGCAGGTGTTCCCTTCTTCTCAATCTCTGGTTCAGACTTTGTGGAAATGTTTGTAGGTGTTGGTGCTTCAAGGGTTAGAGATCTTTTTGACCAAGGTAAGAAGAATAGCCCATGTATTATTTTTATTGATGAGATTGATGCGGTAGGAAGGCTTCGTGGAGCTGGACTCGGTGGCGGACATGATGAACGCGAACAGACTCTCAATCAGATGTTAGTTGAGATGGATGGTTTCGAGAAGAACGAAGGTGTAATTGTTATGGCAGCTACCAACCGAGCAGATGTTCTTGATCCAGCTCTCCTTCGACCAGGTCGTTTCGATAGACAAGTAACAGTTGGCCTTCCTGATGTAAAAGGTAGAGAAGAAATTCTTACTGTTCATGCGAAGAAAGTTCCTATGACTCCGGACATTTCCCTAAACCAGATCGCTCGCGGGACCCCTGGATTTACTGGAGCAGATTTAGCGAATCTTATCAATGAAGGAGCGCTTCTTGCTGCAAGACGTAATAAGAAACGCGTAACTCAATCTGAACTTGAAGAAGCACGCGATAAAGTTCTTATGGGTCCAGAGAGAAGATCTTTCTTCATATCTGAGACTGAGAAAGAAGTTATTGCCTACCATGAGGCAGGACATGCGATTTTGGCATCTCTACTTCCTTATACCGAGCCGGTTCACAAGGTCACAATCATTCCTCGCGGTGGAGCTCTAGGACTCACTCAGTCTCTACCAGCAGAAGAAAAGCATATCCATTCCAAACTCTATTGGCTAGACCAAATCGTTGTTGCTATGGGTGGATTTATTGCCGAAGAATTCAAATACGGAACTACTTCTACTGGTTCATCCAATGACATTCAGTATGCGACGAAAATCGCAAGAAAAATGGTCTGCGAATGGGGAATGAACGACAAGCTTGGAACAATCAACTATAGCGGTAACCATGACTCAGTTTTTGTTGGCAGAGATTATGGTGGCAATGCGAACAAAGATCATAGTGAAGAGTTTTCCGGTATGATCGACCAAGAAGTTAAGAAGATCGTGCAAACCAACCTTGATAAAGGTCGTGACATGATTCGTAAGAACGCTAAGAAATTAGAAGGTGTAGCAAAACTTTTACTTGCGAATGAGACCATTGATCATGAAGAATTGATGTCGATTGTTCATCCTGCAGGTTCTGCGGAAGCCAAGAAGAAAGCATCAACGAAATCCAACGGTAAACTTCCAGCGAAAGGTAAAGCAGGAGATTTGGGAACCAATCCCGCACTTTCCACCTAA